In Meleagris gallopavo isolate NT-WF06-2002-E0010 breed Aviagen turkey brand Nicholas breeding stock chromosome 3, Turkey_5.1, whole genome shotgun sequence, one DNA window encodes the following:
- the TMEM70 gene encoding transmembrane protein 70, mitochondrial has product MDTDEENFEEMNCQTRGTSSELDTKESSHSVDSHIKPSQKVLSFEVIGNTGCTKWRGWVGIFGFSALLGTKFAAGWWSVTGVLRGKVRDCLLAKLCAERIAGYSAACHTVSWAVQCAQVAKKNQQHRGPYWKLHSQQDRVASFQGVAVRSLSTSAPSDHPEHGRLVYKGNLAKAVLGVRFFSYSTSIFNLFMAPYLMLKTGIGFDSLLLQAAFYGLIGFFTFVTPVTLHILTKGYVIRLYYKEEMDTYTAITYNAILAEKATVFHQKDVKIPDITKMFTTFYAKTKSMLVNPTLFPDPQDYNRLMGYDKAFCFDFEKEEKEGESK; this is encoded by the exons ATGGacacagatgaagaaaattttGAAGAGATGAACTGTCAGACACGTGGGACTTCATCAGAGCTGGATACAAAAGAAAGCTCACACTCAGTGGACAGTCACATAAAACCATCTCAGAAAGTTTTGAGTTTTGAAGTAATTGGGAACACTGGCTGCACAAAG TGGAGAGGCTGGGTAGGCATATTTGGTTTCTCAGCTTTGCTCGGCACAAAGTTTGCTGCGGGATGGTGGTCTGTGACTGGGGTTCTGAGAGGTAAAGTTCGTGACTGCCTCCTTGCAAAGCTGTGTGCAGAAAGGATTGCAGGTTATAGCGCAGCGTGTCATACAGTGAGCTGGGCTGtccagtgtgctcaggtggccaagaagaacCAGCAGCATCGTGGCCCGTATTGGAAACTACATAGCCAGCAGGACCGA GTTGCATCTTTTCAAGGGGTAGCAGTTCGCAGCCTCAGCACATCTGCCCCTTCTGACCACCCAGAACATGGAAGATTGGTTTATAAAGGAAACTTAGCAAAAGCAGTGTTAG GCGTGAGATTTTTCTCCTACTCCACCAGCATATTTAACTTGTTCATGGCGCCCTACCTCATGCTGAAAACTGGTATTGGATTTGACAGCCTGCTTCTACAAGCTGCATTTTATGGGTTGATAGGATTTTTTACGTTTGTTACTCCAGTTACTTTGCATATCCTTACAAAGGGCTATGTAATTCGACTCTATTATAAAGAGGAAATGGACACATACACAGCTATTACATACAATGCAATCTTGGCAGAAAAAGCAACTGTCTTCCATCAGAAAGATGTAAAGATTCCAGACATCACCAAGATGTTCACAACATTTTATGCTAAAACTAAATCAATGCTTGTTAATCCAACACTTTTCCCGGATCCTCAGGATTATAACCGTCTCATGGGCTATGACAAAgccttttgttttgattttgagaaagaagagaaagaaggtgAAAGTAAATAA